The Trypanosoma brucei gambiense DAL972 chromosome 10, complete sequence genome has a segment encoding these proteins:
- a CDS encoding guanylate kinase, putative, whose translation MLPPPHPREGEDLTRQRHSPAHIIVFVGPSGCGKSTLADEIMKRWPNRFAFSVSHTTRKPRKNEVNGKHYHFVSKEKFLQLLADGLFAEHSKSFTKAKRNTSDDCGPRGSGAEEDDEDTVYYGTSKMALHDVLSNGRIVLMDTDISGAIKIKRYCDEINTQLTGKTEQSVVQSNAGVIRRLQLHLIFVKCPNLEVGEQRLRDRGTETVTSLQRRFLSNRQCIQWYNAHTGFFNLTLVNDTLERCLEDLFSYVSGKILCSPSSKL comes from the coding sequence ATGTTGCCCCCTCCCCATCCGAGGGAAGGTGAAGATTTGACTCGACAAAGACATTCTCCAGCGCATATCATCGTTTTTGTGGGTCCAAGTGGCTGCGGAAAGTCAACACTAGCAGATGAGATTATGAAAAGGTGGCCGAACCGGTTCGCCTTTAGTGTCAGTCACACAACTCGCAAGCCGCGTAAGAACGAAGTGAATGGGAAACACTACCACTTTGTTTCTAAGGAAAAGTTTCTTCAACTGCTTGCCGACGGTTTGTTTGCCGAGCACAGTAAAAGCTTCACAAAAGCGAAGCGAAACACAAGTGACGATTGCGGGCCGCGGGGTTCTGGCGCTGAGGAGGACGACGAAGACACAGTCTACTACGGGACCTCAAAGATGGCGCTCCACGATGTTCTTTCCAACGGACGAATTGTTCTGATGGATACAGACATCAGTGGGGCTATTAAGATAAAGAGATACTGCGATGAGATTAACACACAACTTACGGGCAAGACTGAGCAATCCGTCGTGCAGTCGAATGCGGGTGTTATACGACGGTTGCAGTTGCACCTTATCTTTGTTAAATGCCCAAACCTGGAGGTGGGGGAGCAACGGTTGCGCGACCGGGGAACGGAGACTGTGACGTCGCTTCAACGTCGCTTCCTGTCAAATAGGCAGTGTATTCAGTGGTACAATGCGCACACCGGTTTCTTTAACCTCACTTTGGTTAATGATACACTGGAACGATGTCTAGAAGATCTTTTTTCCTACGTGAGTGGAAAGATACTTTGCTCACCGAGCAGTAAGTTGTGA
- a CDS encoding developmentally regulated GTP-binding protein,putative — MSNLQKINDIEAEIARTQKNKATMAHLCQLKARLAQLKRELIASESKKGGAKGEGFDVQKTGDARIGFIGFPSVGKSTLLTKLTSTHSEVAAYEFTTLTCVPGVVSYRGAKLQMLDLPGIIEGAKDGKGRGRQVIAVARTCSLILIVLDIAKPLQHKLIIERELDGFGIRLNKKPPNIDIRKKDRGGISISSTCPLTHLDNETIKTILGEYRMSNADVMLRGDYTADELIDAIEGNRIYIPCIYVLNKIDQISIEELDIVSRIPHNCPISAHHSWNIDGLLECIWDHLNFIRLYTKPRGQVPDYDEPVILKKAPQPTVERFCLRLHRQMMKSFKHAWVWGASVKHQPQRVGKDHLLEDEDVVQVVKKV, encoded by the coding sequence ATGTCCAATTTGCAGAAGATAAATGACATCGAGGCAGAGATCGCGCGGACGCAGAAGAACAAAGCGACGATGGCGCATCTTTGCCAACTGAAGGCCCGTCTTGCACAGCTGAAGCGCGAACTCATCGCCTCTGAGTCAAAGAAAGGAGGCGCAAAGGGTGAAGGTTTTGATGTGCAGAAGACTGGAGACGCCCGCATCGGTTTCATCGGGTTCCCTTCCGTGGGGAAGTCTACTCTTCTCACTAAACTCACATCCACACATTCCGAAGTGGCAGCGTACGAGTTCACTACGCTCACTTGTGTGCCCGGTGTTGTGAGCTATCGCGGTGCGAAGCTTCAAATGCTTGATTTACCAGGAATTATTGAGGGTGCTAAGGATGGTAAAGGTCGAGGTCGACAAGTTATTGCTGTTGCACGTACCTGCTCTCTTATTCTTATTGTGCTTGACATCGCGAAACCGCTTCAGCACAAACTTATCATTGAGCGTGAGCTTGATGGATTCGGCATCCGCCTGAACAAGAAACCACCCAACATCGATATCCGGAAGAAGGACCGTGGTGGTATTAGTATCTCCTCTACATGTCCATTAACCCACCTTGACAATGAAACCATTAAAACGATACTCGGTGAGTATCGCATGAGTAACGCGGACGTTATGTTGCGCGGGGATTATACGGCAGATGAATTAATTGACGCGATTGAGGGAAACCGTATTTATATTCCTTGTATTTATGTTCTTAACAAAATCGATCAGATCAGTATAGAGGAGCTTGATATTGTCTCCCGCATCCCACACAACTGCCCCATCAGTGCACACCACTCGTGGAACATCGATGGACTTTTGGAGTGTATATGGGACCACCTGAACTTCATTCGTCTCTACACGAAACCGCGTGGGCAGGTGCCCGACTACGACGAGCCGGTTATCCTCAAAAAGGCGCCACAACCCACGGTGGAGCGGTTTTGCCTGCGGTTGCATCGCCAGATGATGAAGAGTTTCAAGCACGCGTGGGTTTGGGGAGCCAGCGTGAAGCATCAACCGCAACGCGTAGGGAAGGACCATCTTcttgaggatgaggatgtgGTGCAGGTTGTGAAGAAGGTTTAG
- a CDS encoding vacuolar protein sorting-associated protein 45,putative: MSTAPPNLFSTVAAYMDAILPADNAMKVLLVDEATLHIISMVRSQTFLLSRGVFLVARVDNHSQRKCMGNMRCVVFIRPQVLSVNAVCDELRNPKYESYAIYFSAAAPSELLDSLACADVRGVVRSVCEVFCDFVTLNADAFVTAAPVPNVLLPGFMNSGSLKRVAEGIASTFVAHRRRPYVRYDQRSAFARSLATVLNDVLGENIELYDYKSKDTVLLILDRNSDALTPLITPWTYQSMLNEHVGLQYNRLHFSAATSQNNQEQKGSEEGEGEYVFSPNDDSFFAANMFANWGDLCQNVKEFVDKCKSTINIDRNTATMDEIKDYVQRISHTKSMAGSVEKHATVVTHLSSEIKKRGLLETSLLEQHMIVANDPTGHWNRLQDFVCQRNRGSGDGVATVTDIVRLCLIYHLKYEKPHQPSRVTEVLRGLGANYGDLLRKLRQYNGDRPTEELFGATGVIATIVKSFVDSENIYTQHEAVLKRTLLQLFSGRLPVEQYPYLGPSSPGNAGASCFHQPQQPFTFKPKEVIVFMCGGYTYSEAAVINAINTGSAYTGSAASSLPQGPVHACIGGTGVLNSETFLSLLAAHA; encoded by the coding sequence ATGTCGACCGCGCCTCCCAATCTGTTTAGCACAGTGGCAGCCTACATGGACGCGATTCTCCCCGCAGACAACGCAATGAAGGTTTTGCTGGTGGACGAAGCCACCCTTCATATAATCTCCATGGTGCGCTCGCAGACATTTTTACTCAGCAGGGGTGTGTTTCTTGTAGCGCGCGTCGATAACCACTCGCAACGAAAGTGCATGGGGAACATGCGCTGTGTTGTGTTTATCCGACCGCAAGTTCTTAGTGTTAATGCGGTATGTGATGAACTCCGCAATCCAAAGTATGAGAGCTATGCCATTTACTTCAGTGCAGCAGCTCCATCAGAGCTACTCGATTCCTTAGCTTGCGCTGATGTGAGGGGTGTCGTGAGGTCAGTCTGCGAGGTGTTCTGCGACTTTGTTACACTGAATGCCGATGCGTTTGTCACCGCTGCCCCTGTTCCCAATGTGTTGCTACCTGGATTTATGAACTCTGGGTCATTGAAACGTGTGGCTGAGGGCATTGCGTCCACCTTTGTGGCTCACCGACGGCGCCCATACGTGCGTTATGATCAGCGGAGTGCTTTCGCTCGGAGCCTGGCAACGGTGCTCAATGATGTTCTAGGAGAAAACATTGAACTGTATGATTACAAGAGCAAGGATACCGTGTTGTTGATACTGGACCGGAACAGTGATGCCCTTACGCCTCTCATTACGCCATGGACGTACCAATCCATGCTCAACGAGCACGTAGGCCTTCAGTACAACCGACTACACTTCTCTGCTGCTACGTCTCAGAACAATcaggaacaaaaagggagcgaagagggggagggagagtACGTGTTTTCACCAAATGATGATTCCTTTTTTGCCGCGAATATGTTTGCAAACTGGGGGGATCTGTGCCAGAACGTAAAGGAATTTGTCGACAAATGCAAATCAACGATCAATATTGATCGGAATACGGCCACAATGGATGAAATAAAGGATTACGTGCAACGGATTTCACACACTAAGAGCATGGCGGGCTCAGTGGAAAAGCACGCTACAGTTGTAACGCACCTTTCATCAGAGATTAAGAAGCGTGGACTGCTCGAAACATCGCTTCTCGAGCAACACATGATCGTTGCTAATGACCCAACGGGGCATTGGAACCGCCTCCAGGATTTTGTTTGCCAGCGCAACCGCGGCAGTGGCGACGGTGTGGCGACTGTCACCGACATCGTCCGCTTATGCTTGATTTATCACCTGAAGTATGAAAAACCCCACCAACCATCGCGTGTGACAGAGGTGCTAAGGGGCCTAGGGGCAAACTACGGAGATCTATTGCGCAAACTACGCCAGTACAACGGTGACAGGCCGACTGAAGAGCTCTTTGGTGCCACTGGCGTCATAGCAACAATAGTTAAAAGCTTTGTTGATTCGGAGAATATTTATACACAGCACGAGGCAGTGTTGAAACGAACGCTACTGCAACTCTTCAGCGGTCGGCTACCCGTAGAGCAGTATCCGTATCTCGGCCCCTCTTCACCTGGGAACGCTGGTGCATCTTGTTTTCACCAGCCTCAGCAACCGTTCACGTTCAAACCGAAGGAAGTGATTGTTTTTATGTGCGGTGGATATACTTATTCCGAGGCGGCGGTAATTAATGCTATTAACACGGGTTCAGCATATACCGGCTCAGCCGCAAGTAGTCTTCCACAAGGTCCTGTGCACGCCTGCATCGGTGGGACTGGAGTCCTTAACAGTGAAACCTTCCTGAGCCTGCTAGCAGCGCACGCATGA